One window of Mauremys reevesii isolate NIE-2019 linkage group 4, ASM1616193v1, whole genome shotgun sequence genomic DNA carries:
- the FRS3 gene encoding fibroblast growth factor receptor substrate 3 isoform X2, with translation MGSCYSYLCRDSVPDNHPTKFKVTNVDDEGNALGSGIMELTQTELILHTHKRDAVRWPYLCLRRYGYDSNLFSFESGRRCQTGQGIFAFKCSRAEEIFNLLQDLMQCNSINVVEEPVVMTRGSHSTELELSRTPQTPNTLGYTVPGFPNGFHSFPGEAPSYSAARHPSMNSLRHSSIGEDSTHALIGPDEQSHTYVNTTSGEEEMRGRHCMHSLPEVHPPFLHGNHSCSLEDRNPQVFLQPGEVKFVLGPAPVHRHMVKRDSSCRYHRECGGHICAPNNNNECKDECLVPRTPLLHYENLPSLPPVWECQPLRQDEDSGDALTPPNGYPEPDEGDPLQNYMNSENTALHSDLHRDDFLQHRHNCTPSVFSFDFRRPCPEQQRQLNYIQVELEADPHKRRQSLQVPCTPLPAAHPASRMDSYAVIDLKKTAAMSNLQRALPRDDGTSRKTRHNSTDLPL, from the exons ATGGGGAGCTGCTACAGCTACCTGTGCAGAGACAGTGTCCCAGACAACCACCCCACCAAGTTTAAG GTAACAAATGTGGATGATGAGGGTAACGCGCTGGGATCTGGGATTATGGAGCTAACGCAGACGGAGCTCATCTTGCACACACACAAGCGCGATGCTGTCAGGTGGCCATACCTTTGCCTGCGCCGCTATGGCTATGACTCCAACCTCTTCTCCTTCGAGAGCGGACGCCGCTGCCAGACCGGACAAG GGATATTTGCCTTCAAGTGTTCAAGGGCGGAGGAGATCTTTAACCTGCTGCAGGACCTAATGCAGTGTAATAGTATCAATGTGGTGGAGGAGCCAGTCGTCATGACTAGGGGCAGTCACTCCACTGAGCTGGAGCTATCCCGGACACCCCAGACACCCAACA ctctgggatacACTGTTCCAGGGTTCCCCAACGGATTCCACAGCTTCCCTGGGGAAGCCCCATCCTACTCCGCAGCCCGACACCCTTCCATGAACAGCTTGAGACACTCCTCCATTGGGGAGGACTCCACACATGCCCTCATTGGGCCGGATGAGCAG TCCCACACCTATGTGAACACAACCAGTGGCGAGGAGGAGATGAGGGGCCGGCACTGCATGCACTCACTGCCTGAAGTCCACCCTCCTTTTCTGCACGGGAACCACAGCTGCTCTCTGGAGGACCGAAACCCCCAGGTCTTCCTTCAGCCAGGGGAGGTGAAGTTTGTGCTGGGCCCTGCTCCAGTTCACAGGCACATGGTGAAACGTGACAGCTCCTGCCGTTACCATCGGGAGTGCGGGGGACACATCTGCGCCCCTAACAACAACAACGAGTGCAAGGATGAGTGCCTCGTGCCCAG GACGCCCCTGCTGCACTACGAGAACCTGCCTTCCTTGCCTCCTGTGTGGGAGTGCCAGCCGCTGCGGCAGGACGAGGACTCTGGGGACGCGCTGACTCCTCCGAATGGCTACCCTGAGCCGGACGAAGGTGATCCCCTGCAAAACTACATGAACTCAGAGAACACCGCACTGCACAGCGACCTGCATCGGGATGACTTCTTGCAGCACCGCCACAACTGCACACCTAGTGTCTTCAGCTTCGACTTCcgccggccctgcccagagcagcagcggcagctcaACTACATCCAGGTGGAGCTGGAGGCTGACCCCCACAAGAGGCGCCAGAGCCTCCAGGTGCCCTGCACCCCGCTTCCTGCCGCCCACCCAGCCAGCAGGATGGACTCCTATGCGGTCATTGACCTTAAAAAGACAGCAGCGATGTCCAACTTGCAGAGAGCACTGCCCAGAGACGATGGGACTTCAAGGAAAACTCGGCATAACAGCACCGACTTGCCTCTGTAA
- the FRS3 gene encoding fibroblast growth factor receptor substrate 3 isoform X1, with protein sequence MGSCYSYLCRDSVPDNHPTKFKVTNVDDEGNALGSGIMELTQTELILHTHKRDAVRWPYLCLRRYGYDSNLFSFESGRRCQTGQGIFAFKCSRAEEIFNLLQDLMQCNSINVVEEPVVMTRGSHSTELELSRTPQTPNTLGYTVPGFPNGFHSFPGEAPSYSAARHPSMNSLRHSSIGEDSTHALIGPDEQSHTYVNTTSGEEEMRGRHCMHSLPEVHPPFLHGNHSCSLEDRNPQVFLQPGEVKFVLGPAPVHRHMVKRDSSCRYHRECGGHICAPNNNNECKDECLVPRCVYENVNGLLPAGGASLRRGGRLKLTREDLGLNSCSHRRTPLLHYENLPSLPPVWECQPLRQDEDSGDALTPPNGYPEPDEGDPLQNYMNSENTALHSDLHRDDFLQHRHNCTPSVFSFDFRRPCPEQQRQLNYIQVELEADPHKRRQSLQVPCTPLPAAHPASRMDSYAVIDLKKTAAMSNLQRALPRDDGTSRKTRHNSTDLPL encoded by the exons ATGGGGAGCTGCTACAGCTACCTGTGCAGAGACAGTGTCCCAGACAACCACCCCACCAAGTTTAAG GTAACAAATGTGGATGATGAGGGTAACGCGCTGGGATCTGGGATTATGGAGCTAACGCAGACGGAGCTCATCTTGCACACACACAAGCGCGATGCTGTCAGGTGGCCATACCTTTGCCTGCGCCGCTATGGCTATGACTCCAACCTCTTCTCCTTCGAGAGCGGACGCCGCTGCCAGACCGGACAAG GGATATTTGCCTTCAAGTGTTCAAGGGCGGAGGAGATCTTTAACCTGCTGCAGGACCTAATGCAGTGTAATAGTATCAATGTGGTGGAGGAGCCAGTCGTCATGACTAGGGGCAGTCACTCCACTGAGCTGGAGCTATCCCGGACACCCCAGACACCCAACA ctctgggatacACTGTTCCAGGGTTCCCCAACGGATTCCACAGCTTCCCTGGGGAAGCCCCATCCTACTCCGCAGCCCGACACCCTTCCATGAACAGCTTGAGACACTCCTCCATTGGGGAGGACTCCACACATGCCCTCATTGGGCCGGATGAGCAG TCCCACACCTATGTGAACACAACCAGTGGCGAGGAGGAGATGAGGGGCCGGCACTGCATGCACTCACTGCCTGAAGTCCACCCTCCTTTTCTGCACGGGAACCACAGCTGCTCTCTGGAGGACCGAAACCCCCAGGTCTTCCTTCAGCCAGGGGAGGTGAAGTTTGTGCTGGGCCCTGCTCCAGTTCACAGGCACATGGTGAAACGTGACAGCTCCTGCCGTTACCATCGGGAGTGCGGGGGACACATCTGCGCCCCTAACAACAACAACGAGTGCAAGGATGAGTGCCTCGTGCCCAGGTGCGTATACGAGAATGTGAATggcctgctgcctgctgggggcgCGTCTCTCCGGCGTGGTGGGCGCTTGAAACTCACCCGGGAGGACCTGGGCTTAAACAGCTGCTCTCACCGCAGGACGCCCCTGCTGCACTACGAGAACCTGCCTTCCTTGCCTCCTGTGTGGGAGTGCCAGCCGCTGCGGCAGGACGAGGACTCTGGGGACGCGCTGACTCCTCCGAATGGCTACCCTGAGCCGGACGAAGGTGATCCCCTGCAAAACTACATGAACTCAGAGAACACCGCACTGCACAGCGACCTGCATCGGGATGACTTCTTGCAGCACCGCCACAACTGCACACCTAGTGTCTTCAGCTTCGACTTCcgccggccctgcccagagcagcagcggcagctcaACTACATCCAGGTGGAGCTGGAGGCTGACCCCCACAAGAGGCGCCAGAGCCTCCAGGTGCCCTGCACCCCGCTTCCTGCCGCCCACCCAGCCAGCAGGATGGACTCCTATGCGGTCATTGACCTTAAAAAGACAGCAGCGATGTCCAACTTGCAGAGAGCACTGCCCAGAGACGATGGGACTTCAAGGAAAACTCGGCATAACAGCACCGACTTGCCTCTGTAA